The following coding sequences lie in one Sorex araneus isolate mSorAra2 chromosome 4, mSorAra2.pri, whole genome shotgun sequence genomic window:
- the C4H6orf120 gene encoding UPF0669 protein C6orf120 homolog: protein MAWHDERSSDHRKSFHANSDPPRAAASAAPHRPASASHKEDPQRSEAPTRASASSLTPPTRRCRATPPAVAVATGSLNPAPFSRERGPPTSGLLTSGSAAAAERSPRPALRAMPAPGPRALLLLLPLLLLGAAGGVDEDEVPGDWVLLHVVQGHIGAGNYSYLRLHHEGRIVLRMRSLRGDADLYVSDSTLHPSFDDYALQSATCGRDLVAIPGHFQRPVGIGIYGHPSHLESEFEMKVYHDRTPEQGPDAAARAAVPPGPVPEDGPHDEDSLLWTVLVGLLKLVLEVLF from the exons ATGGCCTGGCATGATGAGAGATCATCTGACCACCGAAAGAGCTTCCACGCCAACTCAGACC CTCCTCGAGCGGCCGCCAGCGCCGCCCCGCACCGCCCCGCGAGCGCCAGCCACAAGGAAGACCCTCAGCGCTCAGAAGCCCCGACCCGCGCGAGCGCCTCTTCGCTGACACCTCCTACCCGGCGGTGCCGGGCCACGCCCCCAGCGGTCGCCGTGGCAACCGGCAGCCTCAACCCCGCCCCGTTCTCGCGAGAGCGCGGCCCGCCCACTTCCGGGCTGCTGACTTccggctcggcggcggcggcggagcggAGCCCGCGGCCTGCCCTGCGCGCCATGCCGGCCCCAGGGCCGCgcgcgctgctgctgctgctgccgctgctgctgctgggcgcggcgggcggcgtgGACGAGGATGAGGTGCCCGGCGACTGGGTGCTGCTGCACGTGGTGCAGGGCCACATCGGCGCGGGCAACTACAGCTACCTGCGCCTCCACCACGAGGGCCGCATCGTGCTGCGCATGCGCAGCCTGCGTGGCGACGCCGACCTCTACGTGTCCGACAGCACCCTGCACCCCAGCTTCGACGACTACGCGCTGCAGTCGGCCACGTGCGGTCGCGACCTCGTGGCCATCCCGGGCCACTTCCAGCGGCCCGTGGGCATTGGCATCTACGGGCACCCGTCGCACCTGGAGAGCGAGTTCGAGATGAAGGTGTACCACGACCGCACGCCCGAGCAGGGGCCCGatgccgccgcccgcgccgccgtgCCGCCGGGCCCGGTGCCCGAGGACGGCCCGCACGACGAGGACTCGCTGCTCTGGACCGTGCTCGTGGGCCTGCTCAAGCTGGTGCTGGAGGTCCTCTTCTGA